In Mytilus edulis chromosome 6, xbMytEdul2.2, whole genome shotgun sequence, the following proteins share a genomic window:
- the LOC139526436 gene encoding ATP-dependent helicase wrn-1-like yields MQTLTRQQAHDITNTIAGLISLDSLCMICFDEAHCVSDWGESFRPEYRKVAKIRSIADVPVLALTATVTPKVKSDIEKYLYIKKDCNVIAAIPDRYIRSIYTKKLPNIHLQVQKSSSDFESELKWLLSSLERDISDSPKTLIFCRSIPTVAEIFLLFNDELGEKRFCGDFRLVEMFHSAISEDRKKLILDEFKKIDSKIRCVVATVAFGMGIYIPDIRNVVHWGAPKSILSYWQEVGRCARDGKDGVAVCYAYARSLHTNTTSADVVDMVKSTSCIRRVTLANFAIPGVTSVNHIVNPRCCCICDMDIWKH; encoded by the exons CTCATTTCTTTG GACAGTTTATGCATGATATGTTTTGATGAGGCGCATTGTGTTTCGGATTG GGGAGAATCTTTTAGACCAGAATACAGAAAAGTCGCAAAGATAAGAAGCATTGCAGATGTCCCTGTCTTGGCCCTTACGGCAACCGTAACACCAAAAGTGAAATCAGACATAGAAAAGTACCTCTATATTAAGAAAGACTGCAATGTAATAGCAGCTATTCCAGACAGGTATATACGAAGTATTTATACAAAGAAATT ACcaaatattcacttgcaagtgcagAAATCTTCCTCCGATTTTGAATCAGAATTGAAATGGTTGCTATCTTCATTGGAGAGAGATATATCTGATTCGCCAAAAACATTAATTTTCTGCAG gtcAATCCCAACAGTTGCAGAGATTTTTTTGCTATTTAATGATGAACTAGGGGAAAAAAGGTTTTGTGGCGACTTTCGTTTAGTAGAAATGTTTCACTCGGCAATTTCAGAAGATAGGAAGAAATTGATTCTTGATGAATTTAAAAAGATTGATAGTAAAATTAGATGTGTTGTTGCAACCGTTGCTTTTGGTATGGGCATTTACATACCCGACATTCGCAATGTGGTACACTGGGGTGCACCAAAATCTATTTTGAGTTATTGGCAAGAAGTAGGTCGTTGTGCACGTGATGGGAAAGACGGTGTGGCTGTCTGCTATGCATATGCAAGATCTCTGCATACAAATACTACCTCAGCAGATGTTGTGGATATGGTGAAGAGCACATCATGTATACGACGAGTTACTCTTGCCAATTTTGCAATTCCAGGTGTCACCTCAGTAAATCATATCGTAAATCCAAGGTGCTGTTGTATCTGTGATATGGATATATGGAAACATTAA